CTGCCATCCAAGCCCAAGAGTGCCTTTTCAGACGATTTAGTTCTCTTTCACGAGCTCTAGAGCCAAATCTTTTTAGGGGTAACCGATCACGACCAAGAGAAAGCAGCCAACACGGCGCATAAATAGTGGGTATTTGCAGGGAGAAGTTGTGAAATCGATTGGGCAAGCACTATGAAACTGCACCCAGGAGTTCCCCGTACTGGTATGGCTTCACGACATAATCGTCCGCACCCTGTTCGAGGCCCCGGATCCGGTCCCGCTCTGTGCCGCGGCCGCTGAGGATGATCACGCCCATCGCCCGGTCGAAGCGGCTGAGCGACCGGTCGGGCTCGCGAATCTCACGCAGGACGTCCAGCCCCGAAGCGTCGGGCAGGCTGAGGTCGAGCAGCAACAGGTCCGGAGAGTTGAACTGGCAAAGTCTGAGCGCGTCGGCGGCGGTCGGTGCGGCAAGCACTTCGTACCGGTCGGCGGCGAGGTGGTCGCTCAGCAGTTCGAGGGTGGCCCGGTCGTCTTCGCAGATGACCAGCTTGGCTATGACGTTTCGCTCAGGCAGCATGCTCGCCTAAGTCACGGGACCCGGAACCTCTCCCCCCTCACGCACCGGCACCAGTTCGAGAACCGATTGAGCCCGCTTCGAGAACAGACACCTGCCCGGTGGCACACGGAGGCAACGCCGTACCACGGCATCAGACTCGTCGATGAAGAGGATGTCGATCGCGAAACGCATGCCGAAGGTGTGGACCGAACGGCACCCGGGAATCAACAGGCCCGACCCCGCGTCAATCGGGTCGAGGTGTGAAAGCCCGAGCAGACGAGCCGAAATCGAGACCGCCACCGGCACTTCGATCCCACCCACCATCCGCCGTGGCAATCCGGTCATACGGCCGGCTAC
Above is a genomic segment from Thermoleophilia bacterium containing:
- a CDS encoding response regulator — encoded protein: MLPERNVIAKLVICEDDRATLELLSDHLAADRYEVLAAPTAADALRLCQFNSPDLLLLDLSLPDASGLDVLREIREPDRSLSRFDRAMGVIILSGRGTERDRIRGLEQGADDYVVKPYQYGELLGAVS
- a CDS encoding DUF192 domain-containing protein gives rise to the protein MTGLPRRMVGGIEVPVAVSISARLLGLSHLDPIDAGSGLLIPGCRSVHTFGMRFAIDILFIDESDAVVRRCLRVPPGRCLFSKRAQSVLELVPVREGGEVPGPVT